Proteins co-encoded in one Siniperca chuatsi isolate FFG_IHB_CAS linkage group LG11, ASM2008510v1, whole genome shotgun sequence genomic window:
- the LOC122884761 gene encoding equilibrative nucleoside transporter 1-like isoform X1, which translates to MTAINAPRDKYNAVWIIFFILGLGTLLPWNFFMTATMYFTSRLKDQPTDPSSSQTTNETEVGDTRNVLESKFNNVMTLCAMVPLLIFTCLNSFIHQRIPQKLRISGSLVVILVVFLLTAVLVKVDVAPLPFFTLTMIKIICINSFGAILQGSLFGLAGILPASYTTPIMSGQGLAGTFAAFSMICALASGSALQDSAFGYFITACVVILLAIVSYLTLPRMEFFRYYTESNGSRPSADEENKMDLLSKEGPAEKRPVVSLMEDEAKPSVSVLNIFKQIWVMALSVCFIFTVTIGTFPAVTVEVKSKVADGGAWETYFIPVSCFLLFNVMDWAGRSLTAFCMWPGKDSIWLPILVGLRLIFIPLFMLCNVQPRHYLPVLFAHDAWYIIFMIFFSFSNGYLASLCMCFGPKKVPQHEAETAGAIMAFFLSLGLALGAAVSFAFRAMI; encoded by the exons ATGACGGCCATCAACGCACCTCGGGACAA aTACAATGCAGTATGGATCATTTTCTTCATCCTGGGCTTGGGAACCCTCTTACCGTGGAATTTCTTCATGACGGCAACAATG TACTTCACAAGTCGGCTGAAGGACCAACCCACTGACCCCTCCTCCAGTCAGACGACAAATGAAACTGAGGTCGGGGATACTCGCAATGTGCTGGAGTCAAAGTTTAACAACGTGATGACGCTCTGCGCCATGGTGCCTCTGCTCATCTTCACCTGCCTCAACTCCTTCATACACCAGAG AATTCCTCAGAAACTGCGGATCTCTGGCAGCCTGGTTGTCATCCTGGTGGTTTTCCTGTTGACGGCGGTGCTCGTTAAGGTGGACGTGGCCCCGCTGCCCTTCTTCACTCTCACTATGATCAAAATTATTTGCATCAATT CATTCGGGGCGATTCTTCAGGGCAGTCTGTTCGGGTTGGCAGGGATTCTGCCTGCCTCCTACACCACTCCCATCATGAGTGGACAGGGGCTAGCCGGCACCTTCGCTGCTTTCTCCATGATCTGCGCACTGGCCA GTGGATCAGCCCTGCAGGACAGCGCTTTTGGTTATTTCATCACAGCCTGTGTTGTTATTCTCTTGGCCATAGTGTCCTACCTCACTCTGCCCAGGATG GAGTTTTTCCGGTACTACACAGAGAGTAATGGATCCAGACCCTCTGCTGATGAGGAGAACAAGATGGACTTGCTTTCGAAAG aAGGTCCAGCAGAGAAGCGACCGGTGGTGAGTCTGATGGAGGACGAGGCCAAACCCAGCGTGTCTGTGTTAAACATCTTCAAACAG ATCTGGGTGATGGCTCTGTCAGTGTGCTTCATCTTCACCGTCACCATCGGAACATTTCCAGCCGTAACAGTCGAGGTCAAGTCTAAAGTAGCAGATGGAGGCGCCTGGG AAACTTACTTCATCCCTGTGTCATGCTTCCTCCTCTTCAACGTGATGGACTGGGCTGGCAGGAGTCTGACGGCCTTCTGTATGTGG CCAGGGAAAGACAGTATATGGCTTCCTATCCTGGTGGGTCTGCGGCTCATCTTCATCCCTCTCTTCATGCTGTGTAACGTCCAGCCTCGTCACTACCTCCCCGTGCTGTTTGCCCACGACGCTTGGTACATCATCTTCATgatcttcttctccttctccaacGGATACCTGGCCAGTCTCTGCATGTGCTTTGGACCCAA GAAGGTGCCACAGCACGAGGCAGAGACAGCGGGGGCCATCATGGCCTTCTTCTTGTCCCTCGGCTTGGCGCTTGGCGCTGCAGTGTCATTTGCTTTCCGGGCCATGATCTAA
- the LOC122884761 gene encoding equilibrative nucleoside transporter 1-like isoform X2, with protein MTAINAPRDKYNAVWIIFFILGLGTLLPWNFFMTATMYFTSRLKDQPTDPSSSQTTNETEVGDTRNVLESKFNNVMTLCAMVPLLIFTCLNSFIHQRIPQKLRISGSLVVILVVFLLTAVLVKVDVAPLPFFTLTMIKIICINSFGAILQGSLFGLAGILPASYTTPIMSGQGLAGTFAAFSMICALASGSALQDSAFGYFITACVVILLAIVSYLTLPRMEFFRYYTESNGSRPSADEENKMDLLSKGPAEKRPVVSLMEDEAKPSVSVLNIFKQIWVMALSVCFIFTVTIGTFPAVTVEVKSKVADGGAWETYFIPVSCFLLFNVMDWAGRSLTAFCMWPGKDSIWLPILVGLRLIFIPLFMLCNVQPRHYLPVLFAHDAWYIIFMIFFSFSNGYLASLCMCFGPKKVPQHEAETAGAIMAFFLSLGLALGAAVSFAFRAMI; from the exons ATGACGGCCATCAACGCACCTCGGGACAA aTACAATGCAGTATGGATCATTTTCTTCATCCTGGGCTTGGGAACCCTCTTACCGTGGAATTTCTTCATGACGGCAACAATG TACTTCACAAGTCGGCTGAAGGACCAACCCACTGACCCCTCCTCCAGTCAGACGACAAATGAAACTGAGGTCGGGGATACTCGCAATGTGCTGGAGTCAAAGTTTAACAACGTGATGACGCTCTGCGCCATGGTGCCTCTGCTCATCTTCACCTGCCTCAACTCCTTCATACACCAGAG AATTCCTCAGAAACTGCGGATCTCTGGCAGCCTGGTTGTCATCCTGGTGGTTTTCCTGTTGACGGCGGTGCTCGTTAAGGTGGACGTGGCCCCGCTGCCCTTCTTCACTCTCACTATGATCAAAATTATTTGCATCAATT CATTCGGGGCGATTCTTCAGGGCAGTCTGTTCGGGTTGGCAGGGATTCTGCCTGCCTCCTACACCACTCCCATCATGAGTGGACAGGGGCTAGCCGGCACCTTCGCTGCTTTCTCCATGATCTGCGCACTGGCCA GTGGATCAGCCCTGCAGGACAGCGCTTTTGGTTATTTCATCACAGCCTGTGTTGTTATTCTCTTGGCCATAGTGTCCTACCTCACTCTGCCCAGGATG GAGTTTTTCCGGTACTACACAGAGAGTAATGGATCCAGACCCTCTGCTGATGAGGAGAACAAGATGGACTTGCTTTCGAAAG GTCCAGCAGAGAAGCGACCGGTGGTGAGTCTGATGGAGGACGAGGCCAAACCCAGCGTGTCTGTGTTAAACATCTTCAAACAG ATCTGGGTGATGGCTCTGTCAGTGTGCTTCATCTTCACCGTCACCATCGGAACATTTCCAGCCGTAACAGTCGAGGTCAAGTCTAAAGTAGCAGATGGAGGCGCCTGGG AAACTTACTTCATCCCTGTGTCATGCTTCCTCCTCTTCAACGTGATGGACTGGGCTGGCAGGAGTCTGACGGCCTTCTGTATGTGG CCAGGGAAAGACAGTATATGGCTTCCTATCCTGGTGGGTCTGCGGCTCATCTTCATCCCTCTCTTCATGCTGTGTAACGTCCAGCCTCGTCACTACCTCCCCGTGCTGTTTGCCCACGACGCTTGGTACATCATCTTCATgatcttcttctccttctccaacGGATACCTGGCCAGTCTCTGCATGTGCTTTGGACCCAA GAAGGTGCCACAGCACGAGGCAGAGACAGCGGGGGCCATCATGGCCTTCTTCTTGTCCCTCGGCTTGGCGCTTGGCGCTGCAGTGTCATTTGCTTTCCGGGCCATGATCTAA